The following are encoded in a window of Heteronotia binoei isolate CCM8104 ecotype False Entrance Well chromosome 9, APGP_CSIRO_Hbin_v1, whole genome shotgun sequence genomic DNA:
- the LOC132577307 gene encoding alcohol dehydrogenase class-3, which produces MASGVIRCKAAIAWEAGKPLSIEEVEVAPPKAHEVRIKIVATAVCHTDAYTLSGADPEGCFPVILGHEGAGVVESVGEGVTKFKPGDTVIPLYIPQCGECKFCLNPKTNLCQKIRVTQGKGLMPDSTSRFTCKGKQILHFMGTSTFSEYTVVADISLAKIDASAPLDKVCLLGCGISTGYGAVVNTAKVEPGSTCAVFGLGGVGLAVIMGCKVAGASRIIGIDLNKDKFTKAKEFGATECISPQDFQKPIQEVLVELTDGGVDYSFECIGNVGVMRAALEACHKGWGVSVIVGVAAAGQEIATRPFQLVTGRTWKGTAFGGWKSVENVPKLVTEYMSKKIKVDEFVTHKLPFDKINEAFDLLHAGKSIRTVLKF; this is translated from the exons gTTATCAGATGCAAGGCAGCCATTGCCTGGGAGGCTGGTAAACCATTGTCTATTGAGGAGGTGGAAGTTGCGCCACCAAAAGCTCATGAAGTTCGCATCAAG ATCGTTGCCACTGCTGTGTGTCATACTGATGCTTACACCTTAAGTGGTGCTGACCCAGAGGGTTGTTTCCCTGTGATTTTGGGTCATGAAGGAGCAGGAGTGGTGGAGAGTGTTGGGGAAGGAGTGACTAAATTTAAACCAG GAGACACAGTCATTCCTCTGTATATTCCACAATGTGGAGAATGCAAATTTTGTTTAAATCCTAAAACTAATCTTTGCCAGAAAATAAG AGTCACCCAAGGAAAAGGATTGATGCCAGACAGTACCAGTAGATTTACATGTAAGGGAAAGCAAATTCTCCACTTCATGGGAACAAGCACCTTCTCTGAATACACTGTTGTGGCAGATATTTCTCTGGCTAAAATAGATGCTTCCGCTCCTTTGGACAAAGTGTGCCTGCTGGGCTGTGGGATTTCTACTGGCTATGGTGCAGTTGTAAACACTGCCAAG GTGGAACCTGGTTCTACTTGTGCTGTCTTTGGCTTGGGTGGAGTTGGACTTGCGGTAATCATGGGCTGTAAAGTGGCCGGTGCATCCCGGATCATAGGGATTGACCTCAACAAAGACAAATTTACAAAAGCGAAGGAATTTGGGGCCACAGAGTGCATCAGCCCTCAAGACTTTCAGAAACCTATCCAGGAGGTCCTTGTTGAGTTGACAGATGGAGGAGTAGATTACTCATTTGAGTGCATCGGTAATGTTGGTGTCATG AGAGCAGCTTTGGAAGCATGTCACAAAGGATGGGGAGTCAGCGTGATAGTTGGAGTAGCTGCAGCTGGTCAGGAAATTGCCACTCGCCCATTCCAGCTGGTCACTGGACGAACATGGAAAGGGACTGCTTTTGGAG GTTGGAAAAGCGTTGAGAATGTACCGAAGTTGGTCACCGAATATATGTCCAAAAAGATAAAAGTGGATGAGTTTGTGACTCACAAGCTGCCTTTTGACAAAATCAACGAGGCTTTCGACCTCTTGCACGCAGGAAAAAG CATCCGAACTGTTCTGAAGTTTTAA